The following DNA comes from Cellulophaga sp. HaHa_2_95.
AATATAACACATATTTTAGGTAACTTTGCACCAGCGAAGCTAAATGAAGCCTATTTCTAATTGTATATAAACTTAAAAGCATGATACTACAAAAACCTACGTTTGAAGTTATTGCTCCAGATTTTGGACATTCTTTCACGTATCAGAAATTTGATGAGGATAAACCCAATATGAATACGGTATGGCACTACCACCCTGAACTAGAACTGGTATACATTAATGGTGGTTCTGGAAAAAGACAAATTGGGAGTCACGTATCCTATTACAATGATGGTGACCTTATATTAATAGGATCTAACCTACCACATTGCGGCTTTACCGATGGCACTACAGGAAACAAATCTGAAACTGTGGTACAGATGAAGCAAGATTTTCTTGGTTTTGATTTTTTCAATATTCCTGAGATGAAAAAAATTCAAACCATTTTTGAAGCGTGTAAAGGCGGAATAGCTTTTTACGGTAAGACAAAAAAGAAGATTGGTGAGAAAATAGAAATTTTAGAATATCAAACAGATTTTCAAAAACTACTTTCTATCCTCAATATATTAAATGAACTAGGAAACTCTGAGGAGTTTAAGCTATTAAACGCAGAAGGGTTCTCTATGGAGTCTTCCATGAAAGACAATGACCGTATTAATATGGTGTTCAATTTTGTAAAGAATAACTTCAAAGAGGAAATTTCTTTAGAAACCATTGCAGATTTAACGAGTATGACGGTACCTTCATTTTGCAGATACTTTAAAAAGATTACTAAAAAAACATTTGTACAGTTTGTAAATGAGTATCGTTTGGTACATGCATCAAAGCTTTTAGCAGAAAAGCCTATGAGCATTGCAGATGTAGCTTTTGAAAGCGGATTCAATAATTTTTCGCACTTTAATAAATCATTCAAACAGTTTACAGGACAAAATCCTTCTGAGTACAGAAACCAATTAAAGTCGATTATACAATAATGGCAAACCTTTTTTCTGAAGCGCTTCACTTAAATTTACCAGATAGTGACCTTATATACTATCCTAATTTCTTTGATACCCATTCAGCAGATAACTATTTTGACATACTTAAAGAACAAACACCTTGGCAACAAGATGATATAACCGTGTTTGGCAAGAAATATGCGCAGCCAAGGCTAACTGCATTATATGCAAATAATGACAAGACTTACTCTTATTCTAGCATTTCAATGCGCCCACATGTATTTACTAAAGAACTGTTGCAGATTAAAAATGCAGTAGATACGCTTGCGCAAACAACTTTTACGACTTGTTTACTAAATTTATATCGAGACGGTAAAGACAGTAATGGTTGGCATGCAGACAATGAAAAAGAACTAGGCCAAAACCCTATAATTGCTTCCATTACCCTTGGAGAAGAACGTTTTTTCCATTTAAAACACAGAACCAACAAAAATTTAAAACATAAACTTTTGTTGGAACATGGTAGTCTCTTACTTATGAAAGGAGCAACACAACACCATTGGTTACACCAAATACCTAAAACTGCTAAACCTATTCAAGAGCGAATAAACCTAACCTTTAGGGTGGTGTATTAAATGTTACTCAAAAACTTCATTTAGAACTTTTGCTAGACGCAATCCGCCTTTTTGCAATTGTGTTTCTACAAGTCCCCAATATTTATAACTATAGGCATACCCTAGTTTCTCTCCAACCTCAACAGAAGCATATAACTCTGTTGCTAATCCTTTAGATTCTTCTACCCAGTCAAAAACAGTACCTTCTTGAATTTGCTTCTCCTCATCTTTGGTTAACTCTGGTAAGTTATCTGCAATCTCAGTGAAACTCATCCCGTAGTCATCAATCATATTACTATCCCAAAGTCGGTGTAAATTAGATCCTTTTCCAAACCACTGTATTTGTATATCATTACCGCCTTTATCCTCTTGCCTTCCCACATGCATGGGTTGGTGCAAGTCTCCTAATAAATGTACTAGAAATTTGAGGTAGAATACTTTATCTTCTTGCGAACTATTTTTATCTTTTACGATTGCAGCACATTTTTGAATTCCCATAACGATATCTCCGTATGGGCTAGGTGCTACTTCCGTATATTTTTTATCTGCAGGGTAATTTACATAATGCCAAGCACTAAACTCTCTATACTTTTTATCAGATTTTATATCGTCTGCATAGGTAGAAACTAAAGCTAAACTTTGTCCATCTAACAATTTTGCAATTGCTTTCTTCGCTTTTCTGCTTAGATGGCGTTGTGCAACTTCACCTGTTGTTCTATGTCCTGTTTTAGACCACTCTCCATCCGTAGAAAATACAAATTGAATGGATAGGGTTAATAATAAAATGGTAATTTTCTTCATCAATTTAAAATTTACTCAATCTTTACATTTTTAAAGCTCAAAAATAAACAATACAACCTTAATGCATGATTAAGTCGTATATAGTTTTTAATATTTTAACTAAAAGTGCACACGCGTGATTTTCAAAAAAATTAAGTCTCCAATTCTACGGTATTTACTTCTAGCAGTAATAGGATTACTCCTCTTATTTATCCTATTCATTCTTAGTATTCGTATAGGATTATGGGGAGAAATACCTAGTAAAAAAGAGTTAGGAAATCTGGAATATCAAAAAGCAAGCGAAGTCTATGCTGCAGATAGTACGCTTATTGGCAAATATTATCTTTTTGATAGGCAACCCATTCCGTTTGAAGAATTTCCTAAAAATCTTTTAGAAGCACTAATTTCTATTGAAGATGAACGTTTCTATTCTCATTCTGGTGTAGACTATCCTAGTTTAATGCGGGTAGCTTTCAAATCTATATTAATGCAAGATAAAAGTTCTGGTGGAGGTAGTACTATCACCCAGCAACTTGCAAAAAACCTATATCCCAGAGAAGAACGTAAAAACACCAATATTGCCGTAGATAAAATTAAAGAGATGTTTATAGCCGCTCGTCTAGAAGACATTTACAGTAAAGAAGAGTTGCTTTATCATTATTTAAATACGGTGAGCTTTGGTGATAATACGTTTGGTATTGAGAGTGCCTCTTTAAAGTTTTTCAATAAAAAAGCTAGGGATTTAAATACTGAAGAAGCAGCCGTTTTAGTGGGGATGTTAAAGGCTACTTATGGATATAATCCTAGAGTATTTCCTGAAAATAGCTTAAAAAGAAGAAACTTGGTCTTGCAAGCTATGCAAAAAAACAATTTTATTTCAGCTACAGAAAAAGATAGCCTTATCGCTTTACCTTTAAAACTAGATTATAAAGAATTTAATTACAATGATGGACTTGCACCATATTTCAGAGAAGAAGTCCGCAAGCAATTGTTAGCTTGGAGTAGTACACAAAAAGAGCAGGGTCAGGAATATAACATTTACACTTCTGGTCTAAAAATCTATACGACCTTAGATTTTAAAATGCAACAACTAGCAGAAGAAGCTATGGTTGCACATTTGTCTACTTTGCAAAAAGATTTTGAAAAGAGTTATGGTAAAAATGCTCCTTGGCTTACCAATAAAAAACTCTTAGATAAGCTACTCAAAAGAACAAACGCTTATAAAAAGCTTAAAAAGGAAGGCCTCTCAGAAGATAAAATAATAGACTCTTTAAGCATCAAAAGAAAAATGACGCTCGCAGGTTGGGAGGGCGAAAAAACAGTTGAAGCCAATACATTAGATAGCTTGCAACATTATTTAAAATATTTAAATACAGGATCTTTAGGAATAGACCCAACTACGGGAGCTGTAAAAACTTGGATTGGCGGCGTAAATTTCAAATACTTTAAATACGACCATATTTCACAGAGTAAACGCCAGGTAGGTTCTACATTCAAACCCATTGTGTATACAGCCGCGTTAGAAAACGGAATAGCTCCCTGTACGTATTTTTCTGCACAAGAGGTAGCTTATGAAAATTTAAAAGGATGGTCCCCAAGTAATTCTGGCAGCAAAGACGAAGCCTACTTAAACTATTCTATGGAGCAAGCATTGAGTAACAGTGTTAACACCGTAGCCGTAAAAGTATTAGAAGAAGTTAGTGTCTTAAAGGTTATACGACAAGCTAATAAAATGGGTATTCTAGAAAAATTACCTAGCGAACCTTCTTTAGCTTTAGGAACAGGAGAAATAAAAATCACAGAACTTGCGGGAGCATACGCTTCTTTTGTAAATAACAGCAAGCCGGTGACTCCATTTTTAATTCAGACCATTAGTAACAGTAAAGATTCTATTTTAGAAACTTTTAAACCTAAAATTGCCGATACCGAAGCATTTTCTTCTGAGACCAGACAAACCATGATAGAAATGATGAAGGAAACTATTAATTCTGGTACAGCTTCTAGACTAAGAGACGCTTACAATTTACCGAATGCTATTGCTGGTAAAACCGGAACTACACAAAATAATAAAGATGCCTGGTTTGTAGGGATCACTCCAAAGCTTGTACATATTACTTGGGTAGGATTAGACAATCATGAATTAGGTTTTAAAAGTACTAGTTTAGGGCAAGGAGCAAATGCCGCCCTACCTATGTTTGCCTTATTACTGCAAAAGCTGAATAAGGATAAAGAATTTAATGCAATTACTAAAGCACAGTTTGAAACAACCTCTGACGAAGTATTGCAAAACCTCAACTGCGATCCTATAAAAAAAGACGGTTTCTTAAAGCGTTTATTTAAAAATCCTGACAAGAAAAAGACCAAAAAGTTTAAATCCAATTAAATATAAATAAATATTTATTAAACTTTATTTAGTTTTATTTTAATTTTATTAAAATAATATATACTTTTGTTACTAAACAAACCTGTTTAGTATATGAAAAAGTTGCCTGTGTTCTGTCCTAGTTGTGAAAGCAACTTATTAGTTAGTGAACTTTCGTGCTCTAGTTGTGATACTGTCATTTCTGGAAAATTTGACCTTCCTCAAATACTTCAACTATCTGCTGAGGATCAAGAATTTGTATTGCAGTTTGTTTTAAATAGTGGAAGTCTAAAAAAGATGGCCATTCAAATGAACATCAGCTATCCTACCATGCGGAATAAGCTAGATGACATCATTACATCCTTACAAGCTAATTCAAATTCTTAAGCATGAAAACAGTCTTATTCAATCCTTTCAAAAAGTATCAAGAAAATTATTTATTTATACTTGGACTTGCTGCAACTCTTTTAGGTTCTTATCTGGGATACTTTTTTAATGTACGTTATGATGGAGTTCTAGACGTGCATCTCGCAAATAATACAACCTCTTGGCAACCAGCCCTGGATAATTTGAGTAACATCGCCGTGCTAACTATTTTATTACTTGCCTTAGGAATGTATATGAACAGAAAGACACGGTTTATTGATATTCTGAACATCACTTTAATTTCAAGAATCCCCTTCTATTTAATTCCCTTTTTTAATGTAGGAGGTACTATGGAGCGTATCAATTCAGAGTTTTTAAATACATTGCTATCCGAACAAATTCCTGATTTTTCTACTCTTCCATTAAATTCAGTGCTTACTTTAGGAATATTTGCGCTTATCAGTCTCCTTTTTATCATTTGGAGTATCTCACTATTATTTAACGGCTTTAAAATTGCTACAAATGCAAAAAGCACAGTACATATTATTTTATTTTTCAGCTCAATCATCATTGCCGAAATTCTTTCTAAACTACTCATCACTAATCTAATTAACTCATGAAAAATCTCCTTATTCCGATTTTACTCTCCTGCAGTATTTTTTCATTTTCTCAAGTTATTGAAGAAGAAATTAAGCTTACCAACGCAACAATTGAGATACCTGGTACATTAACCTATCCTGAAACAAAGGGCAAGTTGCCTTTAGTTATATTCATCCACGGTTCAGGTAATCCAGACCGAAATGGAAACCAAAAAGGCACTCCCATGCAAAACAGCTATATTAAAGCTTTAGCAGATAGCTTAAATAATCATAAAATTGCTTTTTACAGGTATGATAAACGCTCCGCTAGATCTGAAAATTTGGAACTGTTAAAAGATCTAACGGTTTTAGATTTTGTAGCAGATGCTAAAGTAGCAATAGCCCATTTTAAAAACGATCAACGTTTTAGCGGCATTCATCTCATAGGACATAGCCAAGGATCATTGATTGCTATGTTGGCCGTAAACGAAGATATAACTTCATTAATATCTATGGCAGGCGCGGGACAAACTATTGATAAAATAATGGTGCAACAAATTTATGCGCAAAATCCAGAATTTGGGAAATTAGTTGAAGAGCATTTTCAAGAGCTAATGACAAAAGGTAGTATTACCACAGTAGATCCTAGTTTAGTCACCATGTTTCCACCACAAAGTCAAAATTTCTATAAAACTTGGGCTTCAATTGATCCTCAGAAAGAAATTAAAAAACTACAGATTCCTATACTCATCCTTAATGGTGATAAAGATATTCAGGTTGCTATTACTAACGCTCAAAACTTAAAAGTGGCTCAGCCAGAAGCAACTTTAATGATTATCCCTAACATGAATCATATCATGAAAGAAGAAGATGCTGAGGTTCAAGGGTATGAAGGATACCTTGATCCTAAATATCCTATTTCACCTAAAATGATAACGGCAGTGCTTCAATTTATTTCACAATAAGCAATAGCTAAGGGTTAATTTACAACTATAGGATACTTCTTTAATGTTTTATCACAAAATAAACCCTTAAATTTGAGAACCAACGAAACCAACCCTAATGTTCAAGTTCTCTATATGTTACCTCTTTTTCCTTGCTTCACTATCTATTATCGCCCAAAATGAGGACAAACACATTGCTATTAAATACATTCCTGAAATTCCGCAGATAGATGGTATTTTAGACGAAGGTGTCTGGGAAAAAGCAGAGAGTGCCACAAAATTTCAACAATATTTCCCATCAGATACCATACTTGCTCAGAAAGATACAGACATCAGAATGTTTTATGATGGCACTCATTTGTATATTGGTATTCGCTTAGAAACTTCAGGAAGCAACTATGTGACTCCATCTTTAAAAAGAGATTTTAGAGCTGGCGGAAATGACAATATAAGTTTACTATTTGATACATTTAATGACGGCACCAATGCTTTTCTATTTGGTATAAATCCGTTTGGAGTCATTCGCGAAGCCTTAATTTCTAATGGTGGTGGCAGCGATGGTGGTTTTAACACTTCTTGGGATGTAAAATGGAAGGGAGAAGCTAGAAGCTTTGACAACTATTATTCTGCTGAACTTGCCATACCATTAACCTCCTTCAAATTTAAAGAAGGAGAAACCAAATGGCGATTTAACAGTTATAGGTTTGATACACAAAATAACGAAACCAGTACTTGGGCTAAAATTCCGCAAAACCAATCTATTTATAGTTTGGCATTTATGGGAGAAATGACTTTTGAAAAACCCTTAGGAAAATACAGAACGCCTATTGCCATTATACCTTATGTAAATACGCTTGCACAGAAAGACTTTGAAACCAATGCCAGTAAGACCAATCTTAAGTTTGGGGGAGATGCTAAGGTAGCTATTGGTAATGGGATGAATTTAGACATCACTTTAAATCCTGACTTTTCTAATGTAGAAGTAGATAATTTATTTACTAACCTTACCCGCTTTGAAGTATCCTTACCTGAAAAGCGGCAGTTTTTTGTAGATAATAGCGACCTCTTTTCTAGTTTTGGTGGTAGCCAAGATGCGAATCCGTTTTTTTCCAGACGTATAGGTATCGCTAGGGACAAGAATAACAACTCTATAGAAAATAAAATTATTGGCGGCTTTCGTTTGAGTGGTAAACTAAGTAATGACTGGCGCTTGGGCTTTTTAAACCTACAAACGGCCGAGGATTTAGAAAATGAAATTCCCTCTAATAATAACTCCATGTTTGCCCTACAACGCAAAATATTCTCTAGATCTAATATTGGCTTGTTTTTTATCAACAGAGAAGCGTTTAAATCGTATGATTTTGTAGCTCAAGAAGATCGGTACAATAGAGTTTTGGGAGTTGATTATAATCTAGCTTCTGCTGACAATACTTGGAATGGTAAGTTTTACATGCATAAATCTTTTCAGCATGATTCCGATAATAAGGATATCTCTACAGGTGCCTATATATCTTACAATAGTAGAAAGTTTAATGTATTTTCCGATTGGGTATATATAGGAGATGACTTTAGATCTGACCTCGGTTTTATACGGAGAACAAATATTTTTAAGTTTGTAACGGGGTTTGAGCGTGTATTCTGGCCTACCGCAAGTAAAATTAACAGCCATAGTTTTGAAGTATTTCCTATATTCACCTTAAATCCGGAGCTTGATTTTAAAACAACAGATTACACGGTACGTGCTTCTTGGGGAGCTGAGTTTGTAAACCAGACCGACGTTAATTTCAGTGTAGATAGCAACTACACCTACCTTGTCAATGGGTTTGACCCTAGCCGAACTGCAGGTGCAATTCCATTACCCGCAAATTCTGAATACACGTATGCAACTGCCGCAATGAATTTTAGTTCTGATTCTCGGAAAGCTTTTTCCTATTCTTTAGAACAATCTTATGGGGCATTTTTTAATGG
Coding sequences within:
- a CDS encoding alpha-ketoglutarate-dependent dioxygenase AlkB → MANLFSEALHLNLPDSDLIYYPNFFDTHSADNYFDILKEQTPWQQDDITVFGKKYAQPRLTALYANNDKTYSYSSISMRPHVFTKELLQIKNAVDTLAQTTFTTCLLNLYRDGKDSNGWHADNEKELGQNPIIASITLGEERFFHLKHRTNKNLKHKLLLEHGSLLLMKGATQHHWLHQIPKTAKPIQERINLTFRVVY
- a CDS encoding DUF5916 domain-containing protein: MFKFSICYLFFLASLSIIAQNEDKHIAIKYIPEIPQIDGILDEGVWEKAESATKFQQYFPSDTILAQKDTDIRMFYDGTHLYIGIRLETSGSNYVTPSLKRDFRAGGNDNISLLFDTFNDGTNAFLFGINPFGVIREALISNGGGSDGGFNTSWDVKWKGEARSFDNYYSAELAIPLTSFKFKEGETKWRFNSYRFDTQNNETSTWAKIPQNQSIYSLAFMGEMTFEKPLGKYRTPIAIIPYVNTLAQKDFETNASKTNLKFGGDAKVAIGNGMNLDITLNPDFSNVEVDNLFTNLTRFEVSLPEKRQFFVDNSDLFSSFGGSQDANPFFSRRIGIARDKNNNSIENKIIGGFRLSGKLSNDWRLGFLNLQTAEDLENEIPSNNNSMFALQRKIFSRSNIGLFFINREAFKSYDFVAQEDRYNRVLGVDYNLASADNTWNGKFYMHKSFQHDSDNKDISTGAYISYNSRKFNVFSDWVYIGDDFRSDLGFIRRTNIFKFVTGFERVFWPTASKINSHSFEVFPIFTLNPELDFKTTDYTVRASWGAEFVNQTDVNFSVDSNYTYLVNGFDPSRTAGAIPLPANSEYTYATAAMNFSSDSRKAFSYSLEQSYGAFFNGTRASSAAEMTLRLQPKAAISLLVSYDKITLPAPYSSADFWLVSPSFEFTFSKSIFWSTLVQYSNQRNNLGFNSRLQWRFAPLSDLFIVYNDNYIVNDFEPRNRSINLKFTYWLNI
- a CDS encoding alpha/beta hydrolase, producing MKNLLIPILLSCSIFSFSQVIEEEIKLTNATIEIPGTLTYPETKGKLPLVIFIHGSGNPDRNGNQKGTPMQNSYIKALADSLNNHKIAFYRYDKRSARSENLELLKDLTVLDFVADAKVAIAHFKNDQRFSGIHLIGHSQGSLIAMLAVNEDITSLISMAGAGQTIDKIMVQQIYAQNPEFGKLVEEHFQELMTKGSITTVDPSLVTMFPPQSQNFYKTWASIDPQKEIKKLQIPILILNGDKDIQVAITNAQNLKVAQPEATLMIIPNMNHIMKEEDAEVQGYEGYLDPKYPISPKMITAVLQFISQ
- a CDS encoding DUF2089 family protein codes for the protein MKKLPVFCPSCESNLLVSELSCSSCDTVISGKFDLPQILQLSAEDQEFVLQFVLNSGSLKKMAIQMNISYPTMRNKLDDIITSLQANSNS
- a CDS encoding AraC family transcriptional regulator, producing MILQKPTFEVIAPDFGHSFTYQKFDEDKPNMNTVWHYHPELELVYINGGSGKRQIGSHVSYYNDGDLILIGSNLPHCGFTDGTTGNKSETVVQMKQDFLGFDFFNIPEMKKIQTIFEACKGGIAFYGKTKKKIGEKIEILEYQTDFQKLLSILNILNELGNSEEFKLLNAEGFSMESSMKDNDRINMVFNFVKNNFKEEISLETIADLTSMTVPSFCRYFKKITKKTFVQFVNEYRLVHASKLLAEKPMSIADVAFESGFNNFSHFNKSFKQFTGQNPSEYRNQLKSIIQ
- a CDS encoding S1/P1 nuclease — protein: MKKITILLLTLSIQFVFSTDGEWSKTGHRTTGEVAQRHLSRKAKKAIAKLLDGQSLALVSTYADDIKSDKKYREFSAWHYVNYPADKKYTEVAPSPYGDIVMGIQKCAAIVKDKNSSQEDKVFYLKFLVHLLGDLHQPMHVGRQEDKGGNDIQIQWFGKGSNLHRLWDSNMIDDYGMSFTEIADNLPELTKDEEKQIQEGTVFDWVEESKGLATELYASVEVGEKLGYAYSYKYWGLVETQLQKGGLRLAKVLNEVFE
- a CDS encoding transglycosylase domain-containing protein, translating into MIFKKIKSPILRYLLLAVIGLLLLFILFILSIRIGLWGEIPSKKELGNLEYQKASEVYAADSTLIGKYYLFDRQPIPFEEFPKNLLEALISIEDERFYSHSGVDYPSLMRVAFKSILMQDKSSGGGSTITQQLAKNLYPREERKNTNIAVDKIKEMFIAARLEDIYSKEELLYHYLNTVSFGDNTFGIESASLKFFNKKARDLNTEEAAVLVGMLKATYGYNPRVFPENSLKRRNLVLQAMQKNNFISATEKDSLIALPLKLDYKEFNYNDGLAPYFREEVRKQLLAWSSTQKEQGQEYNIYTSGLKIYTTLDFKMQQLAEEAMVAHLSTLQKDFEKSYGKNAPWLTNKKLLDKLLKRTNAYKKLKKEGLSEDKIIDSLSIKRKMTLAGWEGEKTVEANTLDSLQHYLKYLNTGSLGIDPTTGAVKTWIGGVNFKYFKYDHISQSKRQVGSTFKPIVYTAALENGIAPCTYFSAQEVAYENLKGWSPSNSGSKDEAYLNYSMEQALSNSVNTVAVKVLEEVSVLKVIRQANKMGILEKLPSEPSLALGTGEIKITELAGAYASFVNNSKPVTPFLIQTISNSKDSILETFKPKIADTEAFSSETRQTMIEMMKETINSGTASRLRDAYNLPNAIAGKTGTTQNNKDAWFVGITPKLVHITWVGLDNHELGFKSTSLGQGANAALPMFALLLQKLNKDKEFNAITKAQFETTSDEVLQNLNCDPIKKDGFLKRLFKNPDKKKTKKFKSN